From Solanum stenotomum isolate F172 chromosome 2, ASM1918654v1, whole genome shotgun sequence:
AGGTAAAGGAatatttgagtttcttttgcCTTGCATTGGCAATAGGAACAGGAGAATATGAGCCTGCCTTCTGAAACACCAGAACCTAATTCCAACTATCATAAAACTCAAGAAGCCAGACGTTTCGTGATTTACGTACATTCCAAAATGATTATAGGCAAGTTCAATTACAAATATATGTATCCATACATTtccaaaattaattaacttgtTAATTTATGTTTCTGTTTTATTTGCAGTGGATGATGAAGACATTATCATTGGTCCAGCTAACATAAAAAACCCCAGATTGTTTATTGCTCCAGCTACATTACTCCATCTCAAGAAATAAAGACAGGCAACACAAATTCAGACAGTGAAATACTACTGTACACACAACAGTTACTTTACTATCTGCATGCCCCTATAATGTATAATAGAACAATAATTTGTTATCTGCCCACTAATGTTTACACTTCCCCTTTTCATATACTCTTCCTTCTATAATGTATAGTTgaacaataaattaatattggGCCCGGGCAAACTCCACTagtatttatgatatgtataaatataaaatattagttaacTCTAGTTATGAATAAATACTTGTAGTTAAGAAAATTACACATGCCATTTGCTTATTGAGTGGGTATAAACACCCGGTTTTTTCCTACTTGGCTCTTGTCTAACGATGTATTTAAACAAAacgatataataaaatttaagtaacaatatttaaattgaaaatacaaTACAACCGTAACAAAGATCCAAACAATGTGTTAAATTATAGTTACTTAccttataaagaaaaattagagTTGAAAGTAgacttatatttattatttccttATTAAATACGAACTAATTGCTCAACAATTCGAAAATATTAATCTAATTAACATAGTCACaactttttcctaaaaaaagTTACCATAAATATATTTGGTTATAGAAATTAGAAACCgtgtaaataataaaaaggtaaaaaaagtTTCCTAAATATTTTGTATGCAGCGTCTTTCTGAAAACCTCTGTATAAATCGCTACcctgttttcttcttttcattcattcttataGTTTTGAGGAGAAATTGAGTGTATAATGGAGAATTTGCAAGAGGGTTTTCGATTTAGTCCGACTGATGCAGAAGCTGTTACTTTCTTGTTGAGATTCATTGCTGGAAAATTGATTAATGATTCTGGATTCATCACAACTCATGTTGATACTTACAGTAAACAAGAACCATGGGATATTTACAGTCACGGAGTACCCTGCTGTAATGACGATGACGACAATGACTGTAGTCAGTATCGCTTCTTCATCACAAAACTCAAGAAGAAAAGCAAGTCAAGATATAGTCGTGATGTGGGAAACAAGGGAAATTGGAAACAGCAAGACAAGAGCAAACCCGTTCGAAAGAATGGTGGACCAGTGATTGGATACAAGAAGAGCATGACTTATATGAATAAAGGAAATAACAAGAAAATGGGTGATTGGTTAATGAAGGAATACACCCTCTCTGAGTATCTTCTTGATAAATTTGACAAGGATTGCAGAGATTATGTTCTCTGTTCTGTTAAGAAGAGAACTCGCTCTAAAGGAAAATTGAAGTTGGTGAATATTGTTCCCGAAGAGGAGTTGGAAGACCAAAGCTCGGCGGAATCGACTAGTTTTACTGAGGGATTACAAGGAGGGGGAGGGGAATATGTGCCACAATTAGAGTTGCAGAATGATATGCACGAGGGATCGAGCAACTTCGTTGAGCCATTATCAGCTCCTTATACTTTCGAACCCATGTCCATGCTAGATTTTGATTATCAATATTTACCTGCTGACTATGATTGTCTAAGAAGCATTACTGCTTAATTCTTGAACAAGTTGTATAAATTAGAATTCTTGCACTTTTAGTGAAGTTGGGTGTTTGAACAGTCTTGGCTTTCTTTTCTCAATGATGTTTGGCACATCCTTTTATGCATTAGAAATAGTAATTATATTTCATTGAGATGTTTTATTTGCCTGCTCTACTAGATCATTACTGAGTaattcttcatcatttttttatgtGATCCCTTTTGCAAATGTCTTCCATTCCATCGGTACATTCTGTTTGATTTGATCTTCCTTGTGTTTCTGAAACAACCAAAATCTTTGGAATTCTGGATTCTTTTTGTTATTCATTGTTGCTTTTCCTTCAATAACAACACTTGTGAATAAGTTTCATTGTTCTTAGAACTTTCGGTTTATTGTCCTCATTACAAAAAGTAGCTCCATTTTCTATAGGAAAGGGTGAAAGGGGTGGATATTGGTAAATATATGAAAGAACCCTTCAGAAAACATATATTCTTAAGCTATGAAGACTGCTTCTCGTGAAATATATTCTTAAGCTATGAAGGCTGCTCGCGTTCAGTTAGCCCAGTTGGTTAAAATGGGCCACGTGAATAACTGTCAAACTAGCCAATATCGCTCCCGAGCAGGAGTCCTAGGCTCCACCTCGTCTCATCCTAAGCCAATCAAGGCTTAAACTCCTCTAGCCAATATCACTACCGAGCAGGAGTCCTAGGCTCCATCTCTGCAGAAATGGCCCGGGGACTCTTGGCCCACCCAATGAGTGGATCTTGATCCATTCACGTTGTCTTGCAGTCGAGATTCATTATACTAGCAGACAACATTATTAGAACTAAGATTAAAGAACCTCCACAAACGGTGTGGGACAAACGACAATAGCTATCAAAGATGAAAATACACATCTCCTACATGATAATTAAGATATCAGTAACAGCCTTGTTCTCAGCACACACACATAAGAAAGTTatcatcaaattaaaaaaaatgcatcATAGTGACTTCGAAATAGCAGTTGAAGCAACCCTTGTGATTAACATTCCGTGATGATAATTTCAAAATGTGTTTCCAGTAGAAACAGTAGTATTCAAGCGTTCTGTTTTGATTTNGGGTCCTGGCCCACCCAATGAGTGGATCTTGATCCATTCACGTTGTCTTGCAGTCGAGATTCATTATACTAGCAGACAACATTATTAGAACTAAGATTAAAGAACCTCCACAAACGGTGTGGGACAAACGACAATAGCTATCAAAGATGAAAATACACGTCTCCTACATGATAATTAAGATATCAGTAACAGCCTTATTCTCAGCACACACACATATGAAAGTTATcatcaaagtaaaaaaaatgcatCATAATGACTTCGAAATAGCAGTTGAAGCAACCCTTGTGATTAACATTGtgaatataatttcaaaatgtgTTTCCAGTAGAAACAATAGTATTCAAGCGTTCTGTTTTGATTTTCTACTGCTGAAACAATTTTATCTATATCTGTTATAGTCACTGACAGTTGAAATTTGTTTTGAACAATTTCTTGAGTGAACACCAGCTAAGTTGTGCGGAATTTTCACTTTCGATGTCGCActcgtgttggattctccaaaaatacactatttttggaAAATCCGACACACACTCattaacatttttgaagagttcaaGCTATATGTGACTATATTGAGGGATTTCTGTTTCTGATATATGCATATGTATGTACTTAAGGAGAAGCTATATGTATATGTGACTATATGATGTTGGTGTTGTGTACAACCAGATCAGGAGACACTAGCTCATGTGTTCCTGAGGTCGGATTTTGCTAACAGGACGTGGTCCTATTTTTCCTCTTTTGCAGGTATTAATGTAGCAGGACCATCCCTAAGAGAAGTCATCATGAATTGGTGGGGTGCAAGATGCAAACCTGATATGAGACCATACTATAGAGCACTCCCAAGCTTTATTATATGGGAGTTGTGGAGGAAAAGAAACAGGAAAAAGCACGAAGGAAAGGATGTGTCATGGCCTAGAATCATTCACAATGTGACTAGAGACATGTATATGCTGATAAAAGTAAGAAGACCCAGGAAGGTGGGATGAAATGGTTAACAATCTAGAGGAGTATTGTACAGGCATGAAGTTAAATGGGAATATCCCCCTGCAGAAGGATGGATAAAATACAATATGGATGACACATCTAAAGGTAATCCGGGTTTGAGTTCATATGCCTATTGTCTAAGAAATGAAATAGCTGAAGGAGCAAGTATTGAGAATGCTACAAACACAGAGGCAGAAGCGAAAGCGATACTAGCAACCAGCAAACATTGTAAACAAATGAATCTCAATCAAGTAATCATTCAAATAGATTCTATGCTTCTAAACAAAGTGTTAACAGGGAGAATGGGCGGTACCATGGAGCATATCTCACATAGTGGACGAAATAAAGACATGTCTTCAAGGAAAACAACATATGTTCCAGCATATAATGAGGGAATGAAACCAATTAGCAGACTATCTAGCAAATAGAGCCATCGATAAAGGTAATTGCATATGCACAGATTTTCAAGGCATGGATACAAAAGGAAGGAGGATAATTAATAGTGACAAATTAAACATACCATATTTATGAGTTGCACCACAACGGGGATAAAGGGGAAGGGTTGGCTACAGCAAAGTCCACATATACAATGTAACAAACCCGATTTCCAATACAAACACTGATATTTATAGTTATCTCTGAATACAAATTACAACGGATAATACACACAACAAAGTAATAACACACTAATTACGGGTAGCTTAACATAGAAGAAGGTAACTAGAAGGGGATGAGATACTAGACCATAGAAGGGAGATGAGAGGATCAGAAAGCCAACGCTTCACATAATTTGCCTACCCCTTCTTCTAACTTCTAGTCCTTTTTAATAGAGATACTAATTGGGCCTGGATCCCCAATTAAAAGTATTTAATAGCCCATAGGCCCTTACCGAGTCAGCTTGGTTCACAACATACAACATGTACAAAAAGCCAAGAAGGCATCAGAAATGTGAAATGTTGTACAACCTAAGCTATTCCAGCCATCAAAAAGGGTCGTGGAAAGAAGAGGAATCTATGGCCAAGTCCTATTGCACGTATCTTCATGTATAATTATTGTGTAAAATTCCTTTGCTCTATCCCCTTCAAATATATTGAAGACACAATTCACATATTAGACTTGATCTTCTGTGAGAATAATCTATAGTTGAGTGATCATCTGAGATATTAACTCCAAAATATCATAATTTCAAATCTAAGACATTGCCAACGATGTGAATTTAGTAAGAATTCTTCAGAAAACTACAAAAAGCAGCACGATATTAAGTTCGTTCACTTGGGGCATAAGACAAACTTGATTTgcattaaaaaatgatataactTTATCCTTATGCCCTTATTTaatctttttgaaactcaagttttcaatcaatgaatttgacttgatttattttgattaattaatttaatcaatgAGCAAACATCATTTACTTAGTttttctaagttggtcaaatatatattttcaaggcaaataactcacaagggtaaaaaaggaataatacggtaatttatgcattaattttatgaaatgacaaatattatggactaactatttatagaaagagaTGACATATAAATTTAGACGGAGTGAGTAGTTACTTAccttataaagaaaaattagagTTGAAAGTAGACgtatatttattatttccttattaaataactaattgcTCAACAATTCGAAAATATTAATCTAATTAACATAGTCACAGCTCTTTCCTAAAAAAAGTTtccataaatatttttggcTATAGAAATTAGAAACcgtgtaaataataaaaatgtaaaaaaagttTCCTAAAAATTTTGTATGCAGCGTCTTTCTGAAAACCTCTGTATAAATTGCTACcctgttttcttcttttcattcattcttgtAGTTTtgaggagaaaaaaaagaagagaaattggGGATGCAATGGGGAATCTGAAAGAGGGTTTCCGATTCAGTCCGACTGATGCAGAAGCTGTTACTTTCTTGTTGAGATTCATTGCTGGAAAATTGATGAATGATTCTGGATTCATCACTACTCATGTTGATACTTACAGTAAACAAGAACCATGGGATATTTACAGTCACGGAGTACCCTGCTGTAATGACGATGACTGTAGTCAGCATCGCTTCTTCATcacaaaactcaagaaaaaaagCGAGTCAAGATATAGTCGTGATGTGGGAAACAAGGGCAGTTGGAAACAGCAAGACAAGAGCAAACCTGTTCGAAAGAAGGGTGGACCGGTGATTGGATACAAGAAGAGCATGTCTTATATGAATAAAGGCTATTATAACAAGAAAAATGGTGATTGGCTGATGAAGGAATACACTCTCTCAGAGTATCTTCTTGATAAATTTGACAAGGATTGCAGAGATTATGTTCTCTGNaacatccatctcagtattttagaggcttcatagacagacagtcagtcagttagttttgagtctctcatctatatatatatgtaaatattctattttgagattcgagttgcctttatggccatattttataagttaagttgttttgtaatattgcattgcattgagttattctgttgaggtttccgctgagttaagaaagccaggccaagggttcgcttggggccagaaatggtctccgggtgccggttccgcccagggtgtaggctcggggcgtgacatgtgttgtatggagcggagtgttgaCGGTCAAGAACTTGCACATCCAAACAATGCAAGTAACatagatgaggatgttgagatagATGTGTGGGCATACTAAGAGAGAAAATTAGGAACATAGATATTGGAAACAAAGTGGGAGTAACTTCTGTGGAGGACAAGatgagactgagatggtttggataTGTGAAGAGGAAATGCATAGATGATCCTCACCCAATGAGGAGGGTTATGAGGTGATAAAAGTTGGTTGTAATGGGTCttaggagaggtagaggtagatcGAAGAAGTACGATGAAAGGTGATTAGACATGACATTACATGCATCTTACCAACGACATGACCATAAATAGGAGAATATAAAAGTTGTGAATTAAGGTAGAAGATTAGTAAATAGTTGATCGTGGTCTAGTTTTCGATATCAATATTATCATTAGTACTCATCCACTCTTTTATTCTTCGATTCTACTGTTACTACTTACTTGTTGTTTTCATTGCTTCGGctattgtattatttattattactactattattttCTCCATTGTCCTAAAGGGTTCTGTCACTATAATATTTCCTTTTACTCAGTGACTTTGACATGttttacttgagccgagggtctatcaaaaacaacatatctaccttcacaaggttaGGATAAGCTACATCAGTGGCAGACCTAGGATTTTCACGATCACGAAGTGGGTTCAAGATATAAAGCATGATTTTCACGAAGTGGGTTcaagatataaaaaataaaactaaaatgtggCAACAAGGATTCGAACTCAGATTGGGTGGGAAAATTGAACCCTCTTTCACCACTCTGCCAAGGATAACACTTGTGTTAGTGgggtcaaaagttaatatatacatataaaatttttaaaaattaattaaatatacatatatacgaTGTTGTTTTTCAACAaagtgggttcatatgaacccacttgACCCATTGTAGGTCTGCCCCTGAGCTACATATACATCTCCCTCTCGAGGTGTGAATTACATTTGATATGTTATTGTACCAACAAttttattactcaaaatctgaaattaaaaaaaatataaacatatgaCGGATAGCTTAGATAGCAGTATAACAATAATTGAGAAAACAAAAAGTACACAACAAATATATGAGAATtgtacaattttaaatttgaaaagttaGAGTTTGAAAGAATCACATATTCACATTGAagaaaattatgattaaatatGTTCTATTTTctaaatgatatttcttttttttttttgtcacaaacaccatatacttaaaaaatatctctatattataaagaaaaataaagttaaaactgGAGTTCTCAACCTTCCAAAAAAAACTTTCCAAATCCTAAGGAAAATATGTACAAATTAGAACTCTAGCACAGTAAAAGTATTTAAggatgaatgatgatgatattgtacCTTGTGTGGGAGCAGAGTGGATAAAATGAATGCTCGCATCCAATGTTTTGTATGATAAAAATGTGTCATCAAGACTTAAATGTATTATAAAACAATTGTTAGGCTAGATGTGTTGTATGGAGCAGAATGTTGGCGGTCAAGAACTCACACATCCAAAAGATGCAAGTAACatagatgaggatgttgagatagATATGTGGGAGATAGATATGTGGGCATATTAAGAGAAAATTAGGAACATAGATATTGGAGACAAAGTGGGAGTAACCTCTATGGAGGGCAAGATGAGACTGACATGGTTTGGATATGTGAAAAGGAAATGCACAAATGACTTTTACCCAAtgagaagggctatgagttgatAAAAGTTGGTTGTAATGGGTCtaaggagaggtagaggtagatcGAAGAAGTACTGatgagaggtgattagacatgaCATGCAGCTTACCGACGACATGACCatagatatgagaaaatagaaGTTGCGGATTAAGGTAGAAGATTATTAAATAGTTGATCTCGGTCTAGTTTTCGATATCAATATTATCATTAGTACTCACCCACTCTATTATTCTTCGATTCTCTACTATTACTTGTTGTATTCATTGCTTCGACTATtgtatt
This genomic window contains:
- the LOC125856846 gene encoding NAC domain-containing protein 78-like, which codes for MENLQEGFRFSPTDAEAVTFLLRFIAGKLINDSGFITTHVDTYSKQEPWDIYSHGVPCCNDDDDNDCSQYRFFITKLKKKSKSRYSRDVGNKGNWKQQDKSKPVRKNGGPVIGYKKSMTYMNKGNNKKMGDWLMKEYTLSEYLLDKFDKDCRDYVLCSVKKRTRSKGKLKLVNIVPEEELEDQSSAESTSFTEGLQGGGGEYVPQLELQNDMHEGSSNFVEPLSAPYTFEPMSMLDFDYQYLPADYDCLRSITA
- the LOC125855672 gene encoding NAC domain-containing protein 90-like, whose product is MGNLKEGFRFSPTDAEAVTFLLRFIAGKLMNDSGFITTHVDTYSKQEPWDIYSHGVPCCNDDDCSQHRFFITKLKKKSESRYSRDVGNKGSWKQQDKSKPVRKKGGPVIGYKKSMSYMNKGYYNKKNGDWLMKEYTLSEYLLDKFDKDCRDYVLXNIHLREVEVDRRSTMKGD